One window of the Equus caballus isolate H_3958 breed thoroughbred chromosome 2, TB-T2T, whole genome shotgun sequence genome contains the following:
- the LOC138923243 gene encoding ral guanine nucleotide dissociation stimulator-like, whose amino-acid sequence MTHTNTVANRVIATCLRDTSMTPQEGPRLWRIQEAEECRGLGNFSSLHTILSALQSPAINHLRDLETSFQEVTSVLETAERARQGAQERQRQQGVVPSLVTFFSSLELLDATMEDCVEVSEPGGGSGGSGS is encoded by the exons ATGACACATACCAACACCGTGGCCAACCGTGTGATTGCCACCTGCCTCAGGGACACAAGCATGACACCGCAGGAGGGGCCACGGTTGTGGAGGATCCAGGAAGCTGAG gagtGCCGAGGCTTAGGaaacttctcttccctccacaccATCCTTTCcgctctgcagagccctgccattaacCATCTCAGAGACCTGgagacaagtttccag GAGGTGACCTCCGTGTTAGAGACTGCAGAGAGGGCccgccagggagcccaggagaggcagcggcagcag ggtgtcgtcccctccctggtgacatTCTTCAGTTCCCTTGAGCTGCTGGATGCTACGATGGAGGATtgtgtggaggtgagtgagcccggAGGTGGGTCCGGGGgttcaggctcctga
- the LOC138923244 gene encoding ral guanine nucleotide dissociation stimulator-like — protein MLGSWLDQGQDFSEPLQFPCLTVKLATVHVSSGGSDPEGQTCLLPGHLEHLMDTETEQKEPPPKLLPLPEPEPEPAPAPGLEPAPPPVPSPVVELEPASPVSATARLEEGPPLKSAPVSAPALETTGRWALLRLPVPSAAVRSPQDPAPEPTCPWAMTTEDQLREEKPNLLDFSPQLVAEQLMRMAAVSSRAHRAGGPCLPGAMSHPTPAIPCSRIQWSGSISLLPPLPTL, from the exons ATGCTGGGAAGCTGGCTGGACCAAGGACAGGATTTCAGTgagcccctgcagtttccctgtttGACGGTGAAGCTGGCCACTGTTCATGTCAGCTCTGGTGGCTCAGACCCAGAGGGCCAAACCTGCCTTCTGCCGGGCCACCTGGAGCATCTCATGGACACTGAGACTGagcagaaag agccacctccaaagctcctgccacttccagagccagagccagagccagctcCAGCCCCCGGGCTAGAGCCAGCTCCACCTCCAGTCCCATCACCTgtggtagagctggagccagcatccCCTGTGTCGGCCACTGCAAGGCTGGAGGAAGGGCCACCATTAAAGTCAGCCCCAGTGTCAGCTCCTGCACTGGAGACCACTGGACGCTGGGCTCTACTGAGACTTCCAGTTCCATCTGCAGCAGTCAGGAGCCCGCAGgatccagccccagagcccacctgcccctgggccaTGACCACCGAGGACCAGCTTCGAGAGGAGAAACCGAACCTCTTGGACTTCtctccccagctggtggcagagcagctgatgAGGATGGCTGCAGTGAGCAGCAGAGCTCATAGGGCaggtggcccctgccttcccggtgccatgagccaccccacacctgccattccctgctcCAGAATCCAATGGTCTGGGTCCAtatccctgctccctcccttaccAACACTGTGA
- the LOC138923241 gene encoding uncharacterized protein isoform X5 — MSPSQPLPTYCLSCSPSSSFLHSFDPCSGRVAWAPYIWIVNWFPSEVSGYLSRGPLSLGLRRMGQLLVWILSAPTMLTPWLMTESVTETPCDREQHSWDLKQLTHHVTQGPPPPDEGQPFCQWSVPCSNHSRVASLCNLSPLGHRMDRVVICEEFLYLTQDGTQLQSFALDKNSVLMDGYSPNRNNALTENSDFPFWAIILIYLAGLLVLITCLLCGLLVHLSFLPTTDKETEAPTR; from the exons ATGAGTCCCAGCCAGCCACTCCCCACATACTGTCTCTCCTgttcaccctcctcctcctttctccacagCTTTGATCCTTGTTCAGGAAGAGTAGCCTGGGCCCCTTATATATGGATTGTAAACTGGTTTCCCTCAG AGGTTTCAGGATATCTCTCTAGAGGCcctctctccctgggcctcagaaggATGGGGCAGCTACTGGTGTGGATTCTGTCTGCACCTACTATGCTCACCCCGTGGCTCATGACAgagagtgtgacagagaccccGTGTGACCgagagcagcattcctgggatctgaaacAGCTGACCCACCATGTCACACAGGGGCCTCCACCACCTGATGAaggacagcctttttgtcagtg GTCTGTCCCCTGCAGTAACCACAGTAGGGTGGCCTCCCTGTGTAACTTATCACCACTGGGACACAGAATGGATAGAGTTGTGATCTGTGAGGAATTCTTGTATCTGACGCAGGATGGCACCCAGCTGCAGAGCTTTGCCCTGGACAAGAACAGTGTCCTCATGGATG GGTACTCTCCCAACAGAAACAATGCCTTGACTGAGAACTCTG ACTTCCCCTTCTGGGCCATCATCCTCATTTACTTGGCGGGACTCCTGGTGCTCATCACATGCCTGCTCTGCGGTCTCCTG GTACACTTATCATTTTTGCCaacaacagataaagaaactgaggccccgacgAGGTAA
- the LOC138923241 gene encoding uncharacterized protein isoform X1, producing MSPSQPLPTYCLSCSPSSSFLHSFDPCSGRVAWAPYIWIVNWFPSEVSGYLSRGPLSLGLRRMGQLLVWILSAPTMLTPWLMTESVTETPCDREQHSWDLKQLTHHVTQGPPPPDEGQPFCQWSVPCSNHSRVASLCNLSPLGHRMDRVVICEEFLYLTQDGTQLQSFALDKNSVLMDGYSPNRNNALTENSGKLQESPSPGWEGNILMLCVKENHAHWVLNDDESWPTRVKDCDTVRGQQEPWRNDRSWLSPALITLDFPFWAIILIYLAGLLVLITCLLCGLLVHLSFLPTTDKETEAPTR from the exons ATGAGTCCCAGCCAGCCACTCCCCACATACTGTCTCTCCTgttcaccctcctcctcctttctccacagCTTTGATCCTTGTTCAGGAAGAGTAGCCTGGGCCCCTTATATATGGATTGTAAACTGGTTTCCCTCAG AGGTTTCAGGATATCTCTCTAGAGGCcctctctccctgggcctcagaaggATGGGGCAGCTACTGGTGTGGATTCTGTCTGCACCTACTATGCTCACCCCGTGGCTCATGACAgagagtgtgacagagaccccGTGTGACCgagagcagcattcctgggatctgaaacAGCTGACCCACCATGTCACACAGGGGCCTCCACCACCTGATGAaggacagcctttttgtcagtg GTCTGTCCCCTGCAGTAACCACAGTAGGGTGGCCTCCCTGTGTAACTTATCACCACTGGGACACAGAATGGATAGAGTTGTGATCTGTGAGGAATTCTTGTATCTGACGCAGGATGGCACCCAGCTGCAGAGCTTTGCCCTGGACAAGAACAGTGTCCTCATGGATG GGTACTCTCCCAACAGAAACAATGCCTTGACTGAGAACTCTGGTAAGCTTCAAGAAAGCCCTAGTCCTGGGTGGGAAGGGAATATCTTGATGCTGTGCGTCAAAGAGAACCATGCACACTGGGTCTTGAATGATGATGAAAGCTGGCCAACTCGTGTCAAGGACTGTGACACAGTGCGGGGACAGCAGGAGCCTTGGAGGAATGACAGGAGCTGGCTCAGCCCAGCGCTTATCACCCTAGACTTCCCCTTCTGGGCCATCATCCTCATTTACTTGGCGGGACTCCTGGTGCTCATCACATGCCTGCTCTGCGGTCTCCTG GTACACTTATCATTTTTGCCaacaacagataaagaaactgaggccccgacgAGGTAA
- the LOC138923241 gene encoding uncharacterized protein isoform X4: MGQLLVWILSAPTMLTPWLMTESVTETPCDREQHSWDLKQLTHHVTQGPPPPDEGQPFCQWSVPCSNHSRVASLCNLSPLGHRMDRVVICEEFLYLTQDGTQLQSFALDKNSVLMDGYSPNRNNALTENSGKLQESPSPGWEGNILMLCVKENHAHWVLNDDESWPTRVKDCDTVRGQQEPWRNDRSWLSPALITLDFPFWAIILIYLAGLLVLITCLLCGLLVHLSFLPTTDKETEAPTR, from the exons ATGGGGCAGCTACTGGTGTGGATTCTGTCTGCACCTACTATGCTCACCCCGTGGCTCATGACAgagagtgtgacagagaccccGTGTGACCgagagcagcattcctgggatctgaaacAGCTGACCCACCATGTCACACAGGGGCCTCCACCACCTGATGAaggacagcctttttgtcagtg GTCTGTCCCCTGCAGTAACCACAGTAGGGTGGCCTCCCTGTGTAACTTATCACCACTGGGACACAGAATGGATAGAGTTGTGATCTGTGAGGAATTCTTGTATCTGACGCAGGATGGCACCCAGCTGCAGAGCTTTGCCCTGGACAAGAACAGTGTCCTCATGGATG GGTACTCTCCCAACAGAAACAATGCCTTGACTGAGAACTCTGGTAAGCTTCAAGAAAGCCCTAGTCCTGGGTGGGAAGGGAATATCTTGATGCTGTGCGTCAAAGAGAACCATGCACACTGGGTCTTGAATGATGATGAAAGCTGGCCAACTCGTGTCAAGGACTGTGACACAGTGCGGGGACAGCAGGAGCCTTGGAGGAATGACAGGAGCTGGCTCAGCCCAGCGCTTATCACCCTAGACTTCCCCTTCTGGGCCATCATCCTCATTTACTTGGCGGGACTCCTGGTGCTCATCACATGCCTGCTCTGCGGTCTCCTG GTACACTTATCATTTTTGCCaacaacagataaagaaactgaggccccgacgAGGTAA
- the LOC138923241 gene encoding uncharacterized protein isoform X3 — MSPSQPLPTYCLSCSPSSSFLHSFDPCSGRVAWAPYIWIVNWFPSEVSGYLSRGPLSLGLRRMGQLLVWILSAPTMLTPWLMTESVTETPCDREQHSWDLKQLTHHVTQGPPPPDEGQPFCQWSVPCSNHSRVASLCNLSPLGHRMDRVVICEEFLYLTQDGTQLQSFALDKNSVLMDGYSPNRNNALTENSDFPFWAIILIYLAGLLVLITCLLCGLLVSRVVLFVFFLLGCKSSCYIINICALLGICLADSVSHWRLDVGGSFRA, encoded by the exons ATGAGTCCCAGCCAGCCACTCCCCACATACTGTCTCTCCTgttcaccctcctcctcctttctccacagCTTTGATCCTTGTTCAGGAAGAGTAGCCTGGGCCCCTTATATATGGATTGTAAACTGGTTTCCCTCAG AGGTTTCAGGATATCTCTCTAGAGGCcctctctccctgggcctcagaaggATGGGGCAGCTACTGGTGTGGATTCTGTCTGCACCTACTATGCTCACCCCGTGGCTCATGACAgagagtgtgacagagaccccGTGTGACCgagagcagcattcctgggatctgaaacAGCTGACCCACCATGTCACACAGGGGCCTCCACCACCTGATGAaggacagcctttttgtcagtg GTCTGTCCCCTGCAGTAACCACAGTAGGGTGGCCTCCCTGTGTAACTTATCACCACTGGGACACAGAATGGATAGAGTTGTGATCTGTGAGGAATTCTTGTATCTGACGCAGGATGGCACCCAGCTGCAGAGCTTTGCCCTGGACAAGAACAGTGTCCTCATGGATG GGTACTCTCCCAACAGAAACAATGCCTTGACTGAGAACTCTG ACTTCCCCTTCTGGGCCATCATCCTCATTTACTTGGCGGGACTCCTGGTGCTCATCACATGCCTGCTCTGCGGTCTCCTGGTAAGCAGGGTagtgttgtttgtcttctttctgttgggttgtaagagctcttgctatattataaatatatgtgctttGCTAGGGATATGTTTAGCAGATAGTGTCTCTCACTGGCGACTTGATGTTGGTGGCTCCTTTAGAGCTTGA
- the LOC138923241 gene encoding uncharacterized protein isoform X6, which yields MSPSQPLPTYCLSCSPSSSFLHSFDPCSGRVAWAPYIWIVNWFPSEVSGYLSRGPLSLGLRRMGQLLVWILSAPTMLTPWLMTESVTETPCDREQHSWDLKQLTHHVTQGPPPPDEGQPFCQWSVPCSNHSRVASLCNLSPLGHRMDRVVICEEFLYLTQDGTQLQSFALDKNSVLMDGYSPNRNNALTENSGKLQESPSPGWEGNILMLCVKENHAHWVLNDDESWPTRVKDCDTVRGQQEPWRNDRSWLSPALITLDFPFWAIILIYLAGLLVLITCLLCGLLVSRVVLFVFFLLGCKSSCYIINICALLGICLADSVSHWRLDVGGSFRA from the exons ATGAGTCCCAGCCAGCCACTCCCCACATACTGTCTCTCCTgttcaccctcctcctcctttctccacagCTTTGATCCTTGTTCAGGAAGAGTAGCCTGGGCCCCTTATATATGGATTGTAAACTGGTTTCCCTCAG AGGTTTCAGGATATCTCTCTAGAGGCcctctctccctgggcctcagaaggATGGGGCAGCTACTGGTGTGGATTCTGTCTGCACCTACTATGCTCACCCCGTGGCTCATGACAgagagtgtgacagagaccccGTGTGACCgagagcagcattcctgggatctgaaacAGCTGACCCACCATGTCACACAGGGGCCTCCACCACCTGATGAaggacagcctttttgtcagtg GTCTGTCCCCTGCAGTAACCACAGTAGGGTGGCCTCCCTGTGTAACTTATCACCACTGGGACACAGAATGGATAGAGTTGTGATCTGTGAGGAATTCTTGTATCTGACGCAGGATGGCACCCAGCTGCAGAGCTTTGCCCTGGACAAGAACAGTGTCCTCATGGATG GGTACTCTCCCAACAGAAACAATGCCTTGACTGAGAACTCTGGTAAGCTTCAAGAAAGCCCTAGTCCTGGGTGGGAAGGGAATATCTTGATGCTGTGCGTCAAAGAGAACCATGCACACTGGGTCTTGAATGATGATGAAAGCTGGCCAACTCGTGTCAAGGACTGTGACACAGTGCGGGGACAGCAGGAGCCTTGGAGGAATGACAGGAGCTGGCTCAGCCCAGCGCTTATCACCCTAGACTTCCCCTTCTGGGCCATCATCCTCATTTACTTGGCGGGACTCCTGGTGCTCATCACATGCCTGCTCTGCGGTCTCCTGGTAAGCAGGGTagtgttgtttgtcttctttctgttgggttgtaagagctcttgctatattataaatatatgtgctttGCTAGGGATATGTTTAGCAGATAGTGTCTCTCACTGGCGACTTGATGTTGGTGGCTCCTTTAGAGCTTGA
- the LOC138923241 gene encoding uncharacterized protein isoform X2, with protein MGQLLVWILSAPTMLTPWLMTESVTETPCDREQHSWDLKQLTHHVTQGPPPPDEGQPFCQWSVPCSNHSRVASLCNLSPLGHRMDRVVICEEFLYLTQDGTQLQSFALDKNSVLMDGYSPNRNNALTENSGKLQESPSPGWEGNILMLCVKENHAHWVLNDDESWPTRVKDCDTVRGQQEPWRNDRSWLSPALITLDFPFWAIILIYLAGLLVLITCLLCGLLVSRVVLFVFFLLGCKSSCYIINICALLGICLADSVSHWRLDVGGSFRA; from the exons ATGGGGCAGCTACTGGTGTGGATTCTGTCTGCACCTACTATGCTCACCCCGTGGCTCATGACAgagagtgtgacagagaccccGTGTGACCgagagcagcattcctgggatctgaaacAGCTGACCCACCATGTCACACAGGGGCCTCCACCACCTGATGAaggacagcctttttgtcagtg GTCTGTCCCCTGCAGTAACCACAGTAGGGTGGCCTCCCTGTGTAACTTATCACCACTGGGACACAGAATGGATAGAGTTGTGATCTGTGAGGAATTCTTGTATCTGACGCAGGATGGCACCCAGCTGCAGAGCTTTGCCCTGGACAAGAACAGTGTCCTCATGGATG GGTACTCTCCCAACAGAAACAATGCCTTGACTGAGAACTCTGGTAAGCTTCAAGAAAGCCCTAGTCCTGGGTGGGAAGGGAATATCTTGATGCTGTGCGTCAAAGAGAACCATGCACACTGGGTCTTGAATGATGATGAAAGCTGGCCAACTCGTGTCAAGGACTGTGACACAGTGCGGGGACAGCAGGAGCCTTGGAGGAATGACAGGAGCTGGCTCAGCCCAGCGCTTATCACCCTAGACTTCCCCTTCTGGGCCATCATCCTCATTTACTTGGCGGGACTCCTGGTGCTCATCACATGCCTGCTCTGCGGTCTCCTGGTAAGCAGGGTagtgttgtttgtcttctttctgttgggttgtaagagctcttgctatattataaatatatgtgctttGCTAGGGATATGTTTAGCAGATAGTGTCTCTCACTGGCGACTTGATGTTGGTGGCTCCTTTAGAGCTTGA